The following proteins are co-located in the Atribacteraceae bacterium genome:
- a CDS encoding PhoH family protein, producing the protein MFACVRSGQNEYRFQFTDPARLRSLFGSLDINVQIIEDVFDVHIDLNEGELVVQGKEGNTGVSLAKEFIEEIIPFLERESTLNPNDLRKMARTYQETQDAWWNDITNQALLITEYNKKIRSKTKGQREYLRAVSESDIVFCIGPAGTGKTYLAMAMACAALQKKDVSRIVLVRPAVEAGESLGYLPGDLKEKIEPYLRPLYDALYEMLSPERFHRYCERGIIEVAPLAYMRGRTLNDSFIVLDEAQNTTPEQIKMFLTRMGFGSKVVVTGDITQIDLPSGKKSGLVVIQDILRDIGGIRFLYLTEKDVVRHPLVQKIILAYEKFEKTRELSS; encoded by the coding sequence TTGTTTGCCTGTGTTCGATCAGGACAAAATGAATACCGCTTTCAGTTCACCGATCCTGCAAGGCTCAGGAGCCTCTTTGGCAGTCTGGACATCAATGTCCAGATTATTGAGGATGTTTTTGACGTTCATATTGATCTAAATGAAGGCGAACTGGTGGTCCAGGGAAAAGAAGGGAATACCGGGGTTTCTCTGGCCAAGGAATTTATTGAGGAAATAATCCCCTTTTTGGAAAGAGAATCGACGCTTAACCCCAACGATTTGCGTAAAATGGCCCGCACTTACCAGGAAACCCAGGATGCGTGGTGGAACGATATCACCAACCAGGCCCTCTTGATTACCGAATACAATAAGAAAATCCGTTCAAAAACCAAGGGTCAACGAGAATACCTGCGGGCGGTATCCGAGTCGGATATTGTTTTCTGTATCGGCCCAGCCGGTACGGGAAAGACCTATTTGGCGATGGCCATGGCTTGTGCTGCTCTCCAGAAAAAAGATGTCAGCCGAATCGTTTTGGTCCGGCCTGCGGTCGAAGCAGGGGAGAGCCTGGGGTATTTACCCGGAGATTTGAAGGAGAAAATCGAACCATACCTCAGGCCGTTATATGATGCCTTGTATGAAATGCTCTCCCCCGAACGGTTTCACCGGTACTGTGAACGGGGGATTATTGAAGTGGCACCCTTGGCCTATATGCGGGGCAGAACCCTGAACGACTCATTCATAGTGCTTGACGAAGCTCAGAATACGACACCCGAGCAAATCAAGATGTTTCTCACCCGAATGGGTTTTGGATCAAAAGTAGTCGTAACCGGCGATATTACCCAGATTGACCTTCCTTCCGGAAAGAAGTCCGGGCTCGTCGTCATTCAGGACATTCTACGGGATATTGGCGGGATCCGGTTTCTCTATCTCACCGAGAAAGACGTCGTTCGCCATCCTCTGGTACAGAAGATCATTCTGGCTTATGAAAAATTCGAAAAAACCCGCGAACTTTCATCGTAG
- a CDS encoding GatB/YqeY domain-containing protein has product MNTPLPGTKEKLLHDTKVALKEKNKIKLNTLRLVLSELKNEEIAKRSDLNKAEIETILRREIKKRKEAIEYYRKGHREDLVGSAMQEIGILETYLPQALDSREIEEIIDGLLASWDGEPAFGPIMKRVIADTEGRADGKLVSEILRQALERKR; this is encoded by the coding sequence ATGAACACTCCGCTCCCCGGTACGAAGGAAAAACTTCTTCATGATACGAAGGTGGCACTGAAAGAAAAAAATAAAATTAAATTAAATACCTTGCGATTGGTGCTCTCCGAGTTGAAAAACGAGGAAATCGCCAAACGAAGCGACCTCAATAAAGCGGAAATAGAGACGATTTTGAGACGGGAAATCAAGAAGCGTAAAGAAGCGATAGAATATTACCGGAAGGGACATCGTGAGGATCTGGTCGGATCGGCGATGCAGGAAATCGGTATCCTGGAGACTTATCTCCCCCAAGCACTCGACTCTCGGGAAATTGAAGAAATTATTGATGGCCTGCTTGCTTCCTGGGATGGCGAACCAGCGTTCGGTCCGATTATGAAACGTGTGATTGCTGATACGGAAGGACGGGCTGATGGAAAGCTTGTTTCTGAGATACTTCGCCAGGCACTGGAAAGGAAGAGATAA
- a CDS encoding Asp23/Gls24 family envelope stress response protein → MNDQIKSLSNGNSKDYESDNSEKMGEISIAPDIIATLTAITTMKVPGVTGMAGGVSSATLSNIMGKRELNKGVKVDIKEKVVTLDVSVVLDIDSSLIEVARNIQSEVKSVIESKTGMSVARIDINVREVSYREKEDVPDN, encoded by the coding sequence GTGAACGATCAAATCAAAAGTCTATCCAACGGCAATTCCAAAGACTATGAGTCTGACAACTCGGAAAAAATGGGAGAAATCAGTATTGCTCCCGATATTATCGCCACGTTGACCGCCATCACCACCATGAAAGTACCCGGGGTGACCGGCATGGCTGGCGGCGTCTCTTCAGCCACCTTGAGTAACATCATGGGGAAAAGAGAGTTAAATAAGGGTGTTAAGGTAGATATCAAAGAGAAGGTGGTCACCCTTGACGTCTCGGTCGTGTTGGATATCGACTCGTCCCTGATCGAAGTTGCCCGAAATATTCAATCGGAAGTTAAAAGCGTCATTGAGTCCAAAACCGGCATGTCGGTTGCCCGCATCGACATCAACGTACGGGAAGTGTCTTACCGGGAAAAAGAAGATGTTCCGGATAATTGA